Proteins from a genomic interval of Osmia bicornis bicornis chromosome 11, iOsmBic2.1, whole genome shotgun sequence:
- the LOC114881056 gene encoding uncharacterized protein LOC114881056 has protein sequence MDTKLNLEKLIETSESTGKSNYVAWRFKLNLLLRAKGLFDVATGTTVKSPLADNTYADWCKKDIEAQTIIGLNVDEKIALKINNCLEVDGLAQELRAAGEEIKDEWIISRILNSLPEKFNYFHSAWESLVDADKTLPKLMERLQQEKLRMKTQESQTISNALLTRGRETSGNKGQNRKGFEKGQSKTGSLHSGQ, from the exons ATGGATACAAAATTAAACTTGGAAAAGCTCATAGAAACATCTGAAAGTACAGGAAAGAGTAATTATGTTGCCTGGCGTTTTAAGCTAAATCTGTTGCTGCGAGCCAAGGGTCTGTTTGATGTGGCTACAGGTACGACGGTTAAGTCTCCTTTGGCAGACAATACTTATGCAGATTGGTGCAAGAAGGATATTGAAGCACAAACAATCATTGGCCTGAATGTGGACGAGAAAATTGCCCTGAAGATAA ACAACTGTCTGGAGGTTGATGGACTGGCTCAGGAGCTACGTGCTGCTGGCGAGGAAATCAAAGATGAATGGATTATATCTCGAATTTTGAACAGCTTGCCagagaaattcaattattttcactCAGCTTGGGAATCACTGGTTGATGCTGATAAAACTCTTCCTAAACTGATGGAACGTCTCCAACAGGAGAAGCTGCGAATGAAGACGCAGGAATCTCAGACCATTAGCAATGCATTGTTGACAAGAGGCAGAGAAACATCCGGAAACAAGGGTCAGAATAGGAAAGGCTTTGAAAAGGGACAGTCCAAGACAGGTTCATTACACTCTGGTCAGTGA